The region TCACACCACACCCCTTACCCATCACAGCCTATCCTACCACACCTACTCCACCACAGCCTACCCCACCCCAAGCAACACTACACCCTACTCCCAACCTCATCCCATCACTAACCTCACCCTACCCCAACCTCACCATGCTCACCCTTACTGTACCCATATCCAACCTACCCTACCTTCAGCCCAACCCTACCCTCTACCCCACCCCATCCTGTACCCTACCCAATCCAATACCCATACCCCCATTCACTTCCCCTCACCCTACCCCTACGCTATCAGAGCTCACTCCTTACTCCACCCCTAGAAccccacccacaatgcattgtcaCCCATCACCTAACCTCATCCTACCCACCCCAATCTCACATCACCcttgcagggactgtcttttggaatttgcaggagagcattaaatagctcttctggagccttcaaggagagctgtttaaagCATttgcaatagaatgtaaggagagaatggtcaactaaggagagcaaatatcactctcctatatcagatttaaggggagcagtagagagtgatagctctcactctcctcaaaaggcagtccctgccctTGCTCACCCTACCTTTAACCCACCCAACCTACCAACATACCCATGCCCACTAACCTCACCCTACCCCTACCTCACACTACCCTGACCTCATCCAACACTGACCTCACACTTTCCCCATCCCACCCCTATCCCAGCACACCCCTCCCTAACCCCATCCCTACCCTTAGCTCACCCGTACCCCTACCCTCCTACACCCGTACCCCTACTGAAGACCTCAGAACTAAAAGGGGGTTAAGTCACAAAATCAAGATAGTCAATGAGTTAGGCCCAGTGTCAGTTTCTGTTACAAGGAGGCTATCTAAACCCTCTGTGCAAATGTCATAGTGAAATAATGTGGTAGAGCATTGAAACTGCATGGACAAACCAACTCCTTGCATTGAAACTACATGCACATAACAACCTTCTTTGCCATTTACCTCGAAATGCACTCAATGTGACTTAACCCCTTTTAGAGCTTTTTAGTTCTGAAGCCTTCAAATAGTTTTTACAGGTTGATATATATCAGCAGGTATGGGGAAAATAAAACTTTAAAACCTATTCAacttttacaattttaaaatgataatgTACTTTCTTTTCTTTAACAGGAGTAAGTGTGTAGCACCCAAGCCGTTTTCAAGACTCTGGAAAGCAGAAATTTTCACTATCACCAAGCACAGAAGTATCCAGCACTAATAGCTTAAAAAACACacattgtattgttgtatgtagTGTACTATATAGCGGGGAATTTTTTGTGAGGATTTTAAAAGCTCCATCTTGAAACTATTTTCAACCCACAAGGTTTGAGTGTGCTGACCTTTGAACCCATGAAATAAACAAACCTGTCGActtagaattttgaaaaattaataccCAATAAAAATATCTCGCTAAACACTAGTATTAAGTATTATATATCATAGTACATGTAATAGTAATTCACTACATTTATTAAGGCATGCCATTTTGTTTATCTTCGGAATTTTAATTTCTATCCATCTAAACAAAAGCATACACACAATAGCGAGCTTGATTGCAAACGGTGCGAAGAATCAAATATAACGACATAACttttttttctcttatttttttcaCCACATTTGTTACAAATCAAAATGCTCCTGCACTATAGAAAAAATCCACAAGGGGCATTGTTTACTGCTTCGGCAAAACCTTGTTGTCACACATGGGCATCATTTGTACTTGTTCTCTCAATTTGGTTCATAAATTGCGAAGGACTCCTTGACGACCACAATAGCAAAGGCTTTCCTGGAACTGCATTGCAAACTATCAGTCCAGAAAAATCCCCAGTTCTGTCAAGCACAGCAAAATACCGTTCCACCGCAAGTCGGTATCAACCCACAGAAACTAGTATTCACGCTGCCTCTTCTTCCAAACAAGATGATAGGATGTCCACACCAAGAACAAGTCTGTCTTCATCATATGCTACAGCCATTGATGATGAAATACCTGCCGCAATCAAGACCGATATGTTTGAAACTTTTTCTCCCATATCCCTGAGTGCAACAGATGCATGTGAAAATGATCACACTTTAGTAGTCTCTACCAATAATCCAAACAAACTCAAAGCATTTACAGGCCCAAACCACTGCAGTGTTTTGGTAAGTGCCGACAACAACACGGCGCTTTCTGTTAAAATGTTACATTCCAGTAGTCATACAGTATACTCTTACTTCTATATAGAAATTTTAGGCACACCAACTCAACAATGCCTAGGTCGATATGTGTTAGTATCAAGTCATGATGTCCCTTGTTCAACTGTAATCAGTGGGAGTCACTTCAAGTTGCACTTTCAAAACACTGAGATATTACTAGAGATACAAGCTAAAAATGTTGAAATGACAGCGTGTTTTGAACATTTGTCTGAAAGGAGTGCTAAATGCGATTTGATTTTATATGAAAATCTTGTCAGGCAACAACAAGAATATAAGTCATATACACGCAACATTAGACGTTCTTTTTTTGAATGGTCCCACACATTCCAAGTATTTTCCCCCGCTACAAACTGCAAATGTAACTGCATTCTGTCTTGCACATGTACATTAGGTTATAGAGAATGGCGGTATTCATGCGATACAAACAGCGCAAATAAGAGCAGAGCAGATTTGATAGTATATACTacaaatataataggcctatcgtTTACCAACCTCAGTTTATTTGATGTACAACCACAAGTATTTGCAGGTCTCGGCACATTGAAATACCTAACCTTAGACCATAATAACATTCAGGAACTTCCCATAAAGATCTTTCATAACTTATTTCAATTAAAAATAGTAGACCTGAGTCACAACAATTTGACCACCTTGAGCTCAGGGGTATTTAATTCGTTGGTCAAATTGCTTTATCTTGGCCTGAACCACAATAACATAAACATGTTATCTAGGGATGTTTTTGACTTTCTAGCCGAGTCGGTTCACTTCAACCAGAAACAAAATTTGAGAGAAACTGGTAttcttgacctgagtcataacaaCTTGACTTTAATACCCTATGGAATATTTGACTCACTAACTATGCTAAAGAAAATGTACGGTATTTTTTACCCGAGTCATAATAAGTTGACAACATTGCCGGATGGAATATTTGCATCACTAACGAGTCTACGACACAGTACCCTTGACCTGAGTTACAATAACTTGACCAtattaccagatggaatatttGCATCACTAGAGAGACTAGGACACAGTACCCTTGACCTGAGTTACAATAACTTGACCAATTTACCGGATGGAATATTTGCATCACTAACGAGACTACGACACAGTACCCTTGACCTGAGTTACAATAACTTGACCAATTTACCGGATGAAATATTTGCATCACTAGAGAGACTAGAATCCAGTACCATTGACCCGAGTCATAATATCTTGACCAATTTACCGGATGAAATATTTGCATCACTAGAGAGACTAGAATCCAGTACCATTGACCCGAGTCATAATATCTTGACCAATTTACCGGATGGAATATTTGCATCACTAAAGGGAAAAGAATCCagtacccttgacctgagtcataataaattgccagatggaatattcacctCAGTATCTGCTATATGGAGAACCCTCAACCTGACTCATAATAAATTGACCATATTGCCGGAAGGAATATTCACCTCATTATCTTCTATAtggacccttgacctgagtcataataacatGAACATAttgccagatggaatattcacctCATTATCATATATAAGGACCCTTGACATGAGTCATAATAACATGAACATAttgccagatggaatattcacctCATTATCATATATAGGGACCCTTGAcatgagtcataataacttgaccaTATTGCGGGATGGAATATTCACCTCATTATCTTCTATAtggacccttgacctgagtcataataacatGAACATAttgccagatggaatattcacctCAGTATATTATATAGGGACCCTTGACATGAGTCATAATAACATAAACATAttgccagatggaatattcacctCATTATCAGATATagggacccttgacctgagtcataataacttgaccaTATTGCCGGATGGAATATTCACCTCATTATCTTCTATAtggacccttgacctgagtcataataacatGAACATATTGCCATATGGAATATTAACCTCAGTATATTATATcgggacccttgacctgagtcataacaaATTGACCAGACTGCAAAGTAAAATATTCAGCCTATCATCAATAGCGGAAATAGGGGTACTTGACCTGGGTTACAATGACTTGACCACACTGCCAGTTGAcaattttgagatatttcaaACTTTGCAATTGCTCAGGCTTAGAAGTAATCAGTTGAAGATAAATTCATCCCTGCCTTTCCAGTCCCTCCTTGCATTGAAAGTGCTTGATTTAAGCAATAATGCCATAGACAAAGTTCCATCCGATTTGTTTCTGGCAACTACAAATTTGTCAAGTTTAGATGTCTCTAAAAATAGTTTGGAAATTATTCCTTTCAATGCATTCAAAAATCTTCGTGAATTGATTTACTTGAACTCAAGTAAAAATTCTCTTTCATCTCTACCTTCATTTAAAACACAAGCTGAGTTAAAAGTTTTAGACCTTAGTGAAAACAGACTTCAAAACTTAACATTCGAATCCTTCATTGGACTGGACAATTTACAATCCCTTTTTCTGTCCAATAACCAAGTTTTAGAGCTACCAAATCAAGTATTTCATCACTTACAAATGCTTGTGTCTCTAAACATCTCCAATAATGGTATTCAAGAAATTGATTTCGAAGCTTTTCATTTCAAACTTGCAACTGTTGACCTCAGAGGAAGTAACTTGTACAAAATTACACGGAAATCGTTCGAGATATTAAACATTTCAACTGCAGTGGTCTTGGTCGACAAATATTCATCCTGCTGCTTTATTGCTGATGCAAAATGCATATCCCAAGAGCCACGCCCAGAGTATCTAACTTGCAATAGAATGTTACCATACGTTCCAACCACAGTTTTCATGTGGTTCATAGGCCTATTTGCATTAATATGCAACGGAATTGCTTGCTACTTTCGCTCACAAAAACGACAGGCAAACAAAGTTCAAACTTTATTCATATTAAATCTATCACTATCAGATCTGCTCATGGGCATCAACATGCTTATTTTAGTCATTGCCGATGCGTACTATGAGGAGTTCTTTCCGTCATATGCCCATCTGTGGCGACAAGGGTTTGCTTGTAAATGTGCCGGATTTTTGTCCATACTATCCAGCGAAGGATCTGTATTCTTTATTACCTTGATAAGTATCGATCGCTTTTTAGGAATCAAATACACATTTGGTAGCCGGCGATTAACAACAAGGATGGCTCGAATTTGTGTTGCGTTCGCTTGGTTAACAGCCCTATTACTTGGTGTCATTTCCATTGGTTTATCCAATGAAGAGAGTCAAGTATTTAGCATTTCTGAAGTATGCATTGGTATCCCAATAGTGCGTCAACATTTAACCGTATGGAGGAATGATCACATACAACTTAATGGGACGGAATTTATAACTAATGCTAAATATGGCAACAGTCCATTTATTAGGGGATACAACCGATACATGTATCAACAACTTATCCCAACAGTCCCGATTATTTCAATAAATGAAAAACCATCTCACCAAAATGTCACTTTTACCACGGCTGAAATAATTGGCAGCcaaatttccccaatattttcAATTGTAGTATTTGTCGGTGTTAACCTTTTGTGTTTCATAATTGTAGCAACTTGCTACATACAGATATTCATGACCGCGAGAAATACATCCAAACGGGCAGCACGAACACAAACAGAGGACGAAGAAAGGCGCATGGCAAGAAAAATGTGTGCACTCGTGTTCAccgatttcttttgttgggtacCATTGTGCATCACGTGTATCCTCGCACAATGCCAGGCTATTGAGATATCTCCCACAATGTATGTGTGGATAGTAGGGTTCATACTACCTATAAATTCATCAATAAACCCATTTTTGTATGTGATTTATGAAGCGATTTGCGATTATCGGGAGAAAAGGCAAGAAGCTAGAAACGCAAGGCAACAAATTGAGTTGCAACAACGCTAGGGTCAAAGGTCTTGTGTTCATGTGATACGAACTGATCCAATCGGGCCAAAAGAAGCAATATTGAAACATGAGTTATGATCATCAACAACTTGCTCCGAAATCACAAGCATGCTATTTGATGGCGTactgcacgttagaatatgaccattgctaggtcaactggctcacgctttctttgttacgaaccactgattgaaatgatcacaacacaaagcctatggcatatcataattcggaacaggtgtatgtgcccaggcttgaaccagcaaccaatggttactaacatgcactacagcAGCGAATCGTTGAAAATCCTTATACTTGGTTGCAAGACTCTTAAAATTCTTGCATATTTGATTTTTTCCATTATATTTTTTGTCTGTATCTCAATTTCACAATTCCTGCCTATCTTACATGTTGACATTAAATGACCATTGACCTAagcatatgaccttgaacacgATTATTAAATTAGGGTTCCCATAGTCTTTTGGTAAACATGTAAGTTATTGCATCCTTTCCCTTTAACAAATGTATACATTCCAGTCtgtataaggctgcgatcacatagaagtatactgtatacggtattcgctatacgatatacgctcattcaATCAGgatgagttcacataggagtatactatgtgaactcggcCTGATCCAATGAGCGTATtttgtatagcgaataccgtatacagtatacttttatgtgatcgcagcctaatggaataaataaataaattgcattaagggggtactacacccctgtggtaaatgtgactatttttgcatttttatcgaaaaataataatacactggtaacaaaagttatatatattattggggcaaggattccaattactacactgaaatttcagtgacttacgacaagcggttcagtatatatgataggaaatgaggtacattataacggtaccttatttattatcataaataacgaaccgcttgtcttgggttactgaaattccagtgtagtaattggattccttgcccctataatatacataacttttgttaccagtagtttttgagaaaaatgcaaaaatatacacaaatttatcgaggggtgtagtacccccttaatacagtGAATGACATAGTTGGGcttttgcagttgaaatccaaacaacatgggtgacatgaccttaatctcccccaGGAGAGTGAaagtcaaatggggttacctgaatgacctgactccatttaaaatttacacccaATGTGCAGGTGATAAAgatcatgtcctccatagggggtgtaatggatttcaactggactaaccCACTGTCAAACTATATAAGCAGTATGTTAACAATGTACAGGCCTGAACTTTGTATACACATATGTTAGATTTGAATAAATGTTAAATCTCACAAATATCATGAGTGTAATGCTGTAGCATACTTGCTGTGTCCATGTATCTTGCTTAAGTTAAGAAATGCACATAATTCGAACCACGTAAGGGcccggtcacccacctttgcatagtattttttatgggacctgaaagcacatcagacacacaaaaTTGCTTTCTGCATatgatgaatgtccttctgatatcaatggaatttttgaaattcgcaatacaaTACTAATTTTATGGCAAGCTTTAAAAATTTGACacatttgacatttaacagtccccaaagtaaactttataaacctatTGGTATATATTCAAAGTGTATGTACCTAGGATGAAAAGTcgaccatcatatgaacattttgaccttttgtattgaagatatacatgaatatcttcaatttgaaaggtcaaaatttacatatGATGGtcgcttttcctctcagctacatacactttaattaagtaggcctacatatcgtttgatttactttgaggactatcaaatgtgatgcgatcaagctagaCTTCTccagtagtccacttgccaattgtgcactactctggctattacatttaaactctgatttaattaatgagtgcacaattgatagattttcacaactgatcttttcagtcaccgtgacgcccctgtttgttagcttcccaagtggactactgactttgccttgagagttaggccaatttctggcctaactaaaattggtgatgatgtaatgtatctttaaaaatgaatctggcttgtgattggtcgcccagatctcgttattgttttaatcctcccgacgcgtactggtaccattataactatacatggtacacaactatctagggaaggCGGCGCTTTTGtactggtggatgaacgtatgcatctagcgccagattgtaccaccatgcttagtcttgtggttagattttattgaaaaacaagtatgattgacagtgtgtgagtcccggggtaaagttctgcttaaaagtgaaagtccatagtcggtttttcggataataaactggcagattctaaaattagaattgttcagtattgaagtgtcattataattatgccattatgatatgttgcattcaataatataagcctcaatgtagggcctatactttacttttactgtcacaaatataattatatagcctaaactttttcataaccattttatactagtattttgatgtactaaatatcagtataatttcgagttcaactgaatgcgttcatcatgattaataacattttatttatcaaaaatcgactatggcatagtctacgatcaagcaaaatcagtcggaactcggaaatattgattttgagatatagccaaacaaatgaaatatttccttttgtttcctgttgttttaaaACTCTTTAATTGGTCATATCTATGGACctggtttttcaatttcaatggggttttctgcaaaattcagctttgtaaatgttttttgctatcctataagaaactgaaaattgaatatttccgagttccaactgattttgcttgatcgcatcacaaatgtcaaaaatatcaatttctaataatttgccataaaatctgtattatttcgcaaataaaaaaaaaaaaaatcaaaattatttgatatcagaaggacattcctcattcaGAATTTAGTGAGTCTGATGTGCTttggtttttcaatttcaatggggttttctgcaaaattcagctttgtaaatgttttttgctatcctataagaaactgaaaattgaatatttccgagttccaactgattttgcttgatcgcatcacaaatgtcaaaaatataaatttctaataatttgccat is a window of Amphiura filiformis chromosome 2, Afil_fr2py, whole genome shotgun sequence DNA encoding:
- the LOC140172001 gene encoding uncharacterized protein — protein: MSTPRTSLSSSYATAIDDEIPAAIKTDMFETFSPISLSATDACENDHTLVVSTNNPNKLKAFTGPNHCSVLSLLALKVLDLSNNAIDKVPSDLFLATTNLSSLDVSKNSLEIIPFNAFKNLRELIYLNSSKNSLSSLPSFKTQAELKVLDLSENRLQNLTFESFIGLDNLQSLFLSNNQVLELPNQVFHHLQMLVSLNISNNGIQEIDFEAFHFKLATVDLRGSNLYKITRKSFEILNISTAVVLVDKYSSCCFIADAKCISQEPRPEYLTCNRMLPYVPTTVFMWFIGLFALICNGIACYFRSQKRQANKVQTLFILNLSLSDLLMGINMLILVIADAYYEEFFPSYAHLWRQGFACKCAGFLSILSSEGSVFFITLISIDRFLGIKYTFGSRRLTTRMARICVAFAWLTALLLGVISIGLSNEESQVFSISEVCIGIPIVRQHLTVWRNDHIQLNGTEFITNAKYGNSPFIRGYNRYMYQQLIPTVPIISINEKPSHQNVTFTTAEIIGSQISPIFSIVVFVGVNLLCFIIVATCYIQIFMTARNTSKRAARTQTEDEERRMARKMCALVFTDFFCWVPLCITCILAQCQAIEISPTMYVWIVGFILPINSSINPFLYVIYEAICDYREKRQEARNARQQIELQQR